In one bacterium genomic region, the following are encoded:
- a CDS encoding tetratricopeptide repeat protein encodes MSPSPSSHDTRFLRWALLLAAIFAAVRVIFLYQISGTPLLKLPILDSEFYYSWAVRLARGFGHPDGPFWLSPLYPSFLAGVFKGMNSYSTGLIAALQGIISIGTLAAMVYYTRVLFGNAVALITAGLAALYAPWLYYDGVLLSGSLILFLNAVLLLLLITRSGLSVERDSTADVSPVARDAVWVAIGLLCGLSALARPSVLIFVAIVAIWLLRRRSPGRGRQLVFFVGAIAILIAPVLIRNLRVSGSLLLTTSSGGVNFFIGNRAGATGVYDEFNFVESFDPIREAEGFRAEASNRTGRELSLDEASRYWAGQAADDVVRNPGGWLRLLLRKLWFTVQREEIATNVSFRGAAGFAPILGALPVRWGLLFPFAVAGALLGWRRRKELRLLGLYAASYLAVNLIFFSASEYRLPMILVLFPAAGCFFMEIGRSVAAQDFRRLALGCGAYLVMLIVCNAPSPFIARTVKPTTDYYNMAVGLVNQGELVDAIPLFARSLTVDPDYRPARRGLADALWALGNYDDARREYQALSEPAPDEISGSPLQQFLDQLWFYTEEDDYAGALEYLNEHFPKDSAAPPEIWVNRAMVEAGLGRYDDAIASLEKGWAMEPDSPDWPYKAGIMAIEAKDSVRADSFFTKAIERYPAYAPARLKKARLALARGDSLAARVQLDELRKIRIPEDTVRWQVWNLALDLGEVIQTENE; translated from the coding sequence ATGTCCCCTTCCCCATCTTCCCACGATACCCGGTTCCTGCGCTGGGCGCTGCTGCTGGCTGCGATCTTCGCTGCGGTGCGAGTGATTTTCCTGTACCAGATCAGCGGCACCCCGCTCCTCAAACTACCGATCCTCGACAGCGAATTCTATTACTCGTGGGCCGTGCGGCTGGCCCGGGGATTCGGCCACCCCGACGGCCCCTTCTGGCTCTCGCCGCTCTATCCTTCGTTTCTGGCCGGTGTGTTCAAAGGCATGAACAGCTACTCGACGGGCTTGATTGCCGCCCTCCAGGGGATCATTTCCATCGGCACACTGGCGGCAATGGTCTACTACACGCGCGTGCTGTTCGGAAATGCCGTGGCCCTTATTACCGCCGGTCTGGCCGCGCTCTACGCGCCGTGGCTCTACTACGACGGAGTCCTGCTCAGCGGATCGCTGATCCTGTTTCTGAACGCCGTCCTGCTGCTTCTGCTCATTACGCGGAGCGGGCTTTCCGTAGAACGAGATTCTACTGCGGACGTCTCGCCGGTGGCGCGGGATGCGGTCTGGGTGGCCATCGGACTCCTATGCGGACTTTCCGCTCTGGCGCGGCCGTCAGTATTGATCTTCGTCGCCATCGTCGCCATATGGCTGCTGAGGCGCCGGTCGCCCGGCCGGGGAAGGCAGCTGGTGTTCTTCGTTGGCGCGATCGCGATTCTGATCGCACCGGTACTGATCCGCAATCTGCGCGTCTCGGGAAGCCTGCTGCTGACCACCTCCTCGGGCGGCGTGAATTTCTTCATCGGCAACCGCGCCGGTGCCACCGGCGTGTACGACGAGTTCAATTTCGTAGAGTCGTTCGATCCCATCCGCGAGGCGGAAGGGTTCCGCGCCGAGGCATCGAACCGGACCGGACGGGAGCTTTCACTCGATGAAGCGTCGCGCTACTGGGCCGGCCAGGCGGCGGACGACGTCGTTCGCAATCCGGGCGGTTGGCTCCGGCTGCTCCTCCGCAAACTCTGGTTCACCGTTCAGCGCGAGGAAATCGCCACCAACGTCTCGTTTCGCGGGGCGGCCGGATTTGCGCCCATTCTGGGCGCGCTGCCCGTGCGCTGGGGACTCCTCTTCCCGTTCGCCGTGGCGGGAGCCTTGCTGGGATGGCGACGGCGCAAAGAGCTGAGACTACTCGGACTCTATGCCGCGTCCTATCTGGCGGTGAATCTCATCTTCTTCAGCGCGTCCGAGTACCGGCTTCCGATGATTCTCGTGTTGTTTCCGGCAGCGGGCTGCTTCTTCATGGAGATCGGGAGAAGCGTCGCAGCGCAGGACTTTCGCCGGTTGGCGTTGGGCTGCGGAGCGTATCTGGTGATGCTCATCGTCTGCAACGCGCCTTCGCCGTTCATCGCCCGCACCGTGAAACCCACCACCGACTACTACAACATGGCGGTCGGTCTCGTCAATCAGGGAGAACTGGTGGATGCAATCCCGCTCTTCGCGCGCTCGCTGACCGTGGATCCCGACTATCGTCCGGCTCGCCGTGGACTGGCCGACGCGCTCTGGGCGCTCGGCAACTACGACGATGCCCGCCGCGAGTATCAAGCACTCAGCGAACCCGCTCCCGATGAAATCTCCGGTTCGCCTCTGCAGCAGTTCCTCGATCAGCTCTGGTTCTACACCGAGGAAGACGACTATGCGGGAGCGCTTGAGTATCTGAATGAACACTTCCCCAAAGACAGCGCCGCCCCCCCCGAAATCTGGGTGAACCGCGCGATGGTGGAAGCCGGTCTTGGCCGCTACGACGATGCCATCGCATCTCTGGAGAAGGGCTGGGCGATGGAACCCGACTCGCCCGACTGGCCCTACAAGGCGGGGATCATGGCGATAGAGGCCAAAGACAGCGTGCGCGCCGATTCGTTCTTCACCAAAGCCATCGAGCGCTACCCGGCCTATGCTCCGGCGCGACTGAAAAAGGCCCGTCTCGCCCTCGCTCGCGGCGATTCCCTCGCGGCGCGAGTTCAACTGGACGAGCTGCGTAAAATCCGCATCCCCGAGGATACGGTACGTTGGCAGGTCTGGAATCTGGCTCTTGACCTCGGGGAAGTAATTCAAACCGAGAACGAATAG